From a region of the Tursiops truncatus isolate mTurTru1 chromosome 13, mTurTru1.mat.Y, whole genome shotgun sequence genome:
- the PSTPIP2 gene encoding proline-serine-threonine phosphatase-interacting protein 2 isoform X1, whose protein sequence is MTGSLFKGNFWSSDILSSIGYETIIQHLNTGRKNCKEFEDFLKERASIEEKYGKDLLGLSRKKPCGQSETNTLKRALDVFKLQIDSVAQSHIQLAQTLREEARKMEEFREKQKLQRKKTELIMDAAHKQKSLQFKKTMDAKKNYEQKCRDKDEAEQAVHRSANVANPKQQEKLFVKLATSKTAVEDSDKAYMLHINTLDKVREEWQSEHIKACEVFETQECERINFFRNALWLHMNQLSQQCVTSDNMYEEVRKSLEMCSIEKDIEYFVNQRKTGQTPPAPIMYENFYCPQKNAAPPGKATGSDLARRRPLPIPKSLPDDPDYSLPDNYSLIYQ, encoded by the exons AGTTCAGACATCCTCAGCAGCATTGGCTATGAGACCATCATCCAGCATCTGAACACTGGCCGCAAGAACTGCAAAGAgtttgaagactttttaaaagaaag GGCATCAATTGAAGAGAAATATGGCAAAGATCTGCTCGGCCTCTCTAGGAAGAAGCCATGTGGACAGTCTGAGACCAA cacccTGAAGCGGGCCCTTGACGTCTTCAAGCTAC aaatagacAGTGTGGCACAAAGTCACATTCAGCTTGCACAGACTCTAAGAGAAGAGGCCAGGAAGATGGAAGAATTCAGGGAAAAGCAAAAGTTACAGCGAAAAAAG ACGGAGCTTATAATGGATGCTGCCCATAAACAAAAGAGCTTACAATTCAAGAAAACCATGGAT GCAAAGAAGAACTACGAGCAGAAATGCCGAGACAAAGATGAAGCAGAGCAGGCTGTCCACCGGAGTGCCAATGTGGCGAACCCGAAGCAACAAGAAAAG CTTTTTGTGAAACTGGCAACTTCAAAGACTGCAGTAGAAGACTCAG ACAAGGCGTACATGCTGCACATCAACACTCTGGATAAGGTCCGTGAAGAGTGGCAGAGCGAACACATCAAGGCCTGCGAG GTGTTTGAGACTCAAGAATGTGAACGAATAAACTTCTTTCGGAATGCACTGTGGTTACACATGAATCAGCTGTCACAACAATGTGTCACAAGCGATAAC ATGTATGAAGAAGTCCGTAAGAGTTTAGAAATGTGCAGCATTGAGAAGGACATTGAGTACTTTGTGAATCAGCGCAAAACTGGACAGACTCCACCAG CACCCATCATGTATGAGAATTTCTACTGCCCCCAGAAGAATGCTGCCCCACCAGGAAAGGCTACAGGGTCTGACTTGGCAAG GAGAAGACCTCTCCCAATTCCTAAAAGTTTACCAG ATGACCCTGATTATTCTTTGCCTGATAACTACAGTTTGATCTATCAGTAA
- the PSTPIP2 gene encoding proline-serine-threonine phosphatase-interacting protein 2 isoform X2 gives MTGSLFKGNFWSSDILSSIGYETIIQHLNTGRKNCKEFEDFLKERASIEEKYGKDLLGLSRKKPCGQSETNTLKRALDVFKLQIDSVAQSHIQLAQTLREEARKMEEFREKQKLQRKKAKKNYEQKCRDKDEAEQAVHRSANVANPKQQEKLFVKLATSKTAVEDSDKAYMLHINTLDKVREEWQSEHIKACEVFETQECERINFFRNALWLHMNQLSQQCVTSDNMYEEVRKSLEMCSIEKDIEYFVNQRKTGQTPPAPIMYENFYCPQKNAAPPGKATGSDLARRRPLPIPKSLPDDPDYSLPDNYSLIYQ, from the exons AGTTCAGACATCCTCAGCAGCATTGGCTATGAGACCATCATCCAGCATCTGAACACTGGCCGCAAGAACTGCAAAGAgtttgaagactttttaaaagaaag GGCATCAATTGAAGAGAAATATGGCAAAGATCTGCTCGGCCTCTCTAGGAAGAAGCCATGTGGACAGTCTGAGACCAA cacccTGAAGCGGGCCCTTGACGTCTTCAAGCTAC aaatagacAGTGTGGCACAAAGTCACATTCAGCTTGCACAGACTCTAAGAGAAGAGGCCAGGAAGATGGAAGAATTCAGGGAAAAGCAAAAGTTACAGCGAAAAAAG GCAAAGAAGAACTACGAGCAGAAATGCCGAGACAAAGATGAAGCAGAGCAGGCTGTCCACCGGAGTGCCAATGTGGCGAACCCGAAGCAACAAGAAAAG CTTTTTGTGAAACTGGCAACTTCAAAGACTGCAGTAGAAGACTCAG ACAAGGCGTACATGCTGCACATCAACACTCTGGATAAGGTCCGTGAAGAGTGGCAGAGCGAACACATCAAGGCCTGCGAG GTGTTTGAGACTCAAGAATGTGAACGAATAAACTTCTTTCGGAATGCACTGTGGTTACACATGAATCAGCTGTCACAACAATGTGTCACAAGCGATAAC ATGTATGAAGAAGTCCGTAAGAGTTTAGAAATGTGCAGCATTGAGAAGGACATTGAGTACTTTGTGAATCAGCGCAAAACTGGACAGACTCCACCAG CACCCATCATGTATGAGAATTTCTACTGCCCCCAGAAGAATGCTGCCCCACCAGGAAAGGCTACAGGGTCTGACTTGGCAAG GAGAAGACCTCTCCCAATTCCTAAAAGTTTACCAG ATGACCCTGATTATTCTTTGCCTGATAACTACAGTTTGATCTATCAGTAA